One genomic segment of Desulfocapsa sulfexigens DSM 10523 includes these proteins:
- a CDS encoding hybrid sensor histidine kinase/response regulator, translating to MPITLNSKKTDILLMILLVTILSVFIVFWERQILVQDRNNLKDNAQVIASSLWNLDSSEPRAYLELAAKLQNLEHIAVFTAFNEVFVEMSGPKPGFMDIALESTGLIPKIKLESKVLYRGNVIGRIEAVHRHSTIYLYFNIFIMMGLVLLASRLYLRVMEARKALELRVEERTSDLVSAKKALAEEKEQLSVTLRSIGDGVITTDINGTIVLINKVAEEFTGWSHEEATGKPLSEIFHIINEETRKQCDNPADKVLKSGGNITLANHTVLISRDGSERSIADSGAPIRNQHSEIIGVVLVFRDVTEKLKSEQELANIEKLKSVGLLAGGIAHDFNNILVAILGNINLALQHTKIDNEAHSLLQKAEKASLRARDLTQQLLTFAKGGEPVKELSLIQEVIEESSSFVLRGSNVRCEYTWDTDLYAVNVDQGQISQVIQNVVINANQAMPEGGIIHVRGVNVSHDEALNLDLPPQEYIKITIADNGPGIKKDQLDKIFDPYFTTKKTGSGLGLAVSHSIIVKHEGRMIAESEPDKGSTFTIYLPAEKIHIPHPVPATPIKDQKKLNGHGQIRIMIMDDDEMVQLVSKDMLNHLGYDVVLANHGEEAIALFEESMENNAPIDLIIMDLTIPGAMGGQEAVGKIHAIDPHAKVIVSSGYSNDPIMTNYKAYGFLATVTKPFQLQDLKNVVRRLL from the coding sequence ATGCCAATCACATTAAATAGTAAAAAAACAGACATTCTCCTCATGATACTCCTCGTCACTATTCTGTCTGTTTTTATTGTTTTCTGGGAAAGGCAGATTTTAGTCCAAGATCGGAACAATCTAAAGGATAATGCCCAGGTTATTGCAAGTTCTTTATGGAATTTGGATTCCTCTGAGCCCAGAGCCTACCTCGAACTTGCAGCAAAACTCCAAAATCTTGAGCATATTGCCGTTTTTACTGCCTTCAACGAAGTCTTCGTAGAGATGAGCGGCCCAAAACCCGGTTTTATGGATATAGCCCTGGAATCCACTGGCCTGATTCCAAAAATCAAGCTGGAAAGCAAAGTGTTATACCGGGGTAACGTGATCGGGCGAATTGAGGCGGTCCATCGCCATAGCACCATCTATCTCTACTTCAACATTTTCATTATGATGGGGCTCGTGCTTTTAGCCTCACGACTGTACCTGCGTGTTATGGAGGCTAGAAAGGCCCTTGAACTCAGAGTGGAAGAAAGGACGTCTGATCTGGTCTCGGCAAAAAAGGCTCTTGCAGAAGAAAAGGAGCAATTGTCAGTCACCCTGCGCAGTATCGGTGATGGGGTCATTACTACAGACATAAACGGCACTATTGTTTTGATCAATAAGGTTGCCGAGGAATTCACCGGCTGGAGCCATGAAGAGGCTACCGGGAAACCATTGAGCGAGATTTTTCATATCATAAACGAAGAAACCAGAAAACAATGTGACAACCCGGCAGACAAAGTATTGAAAAGTGGGGGGAACATAACTCTTGCCAATCATACCGTTCTAATATCAAGGGATGGTTCAGAGCGCAGCATTGCTGACAGTGGGGCACCCATCAGAAATCAGCACAGTGAAATTATAGGTGTTGTTCTTGTCTTTCGCGATGTAACCGAAAAATTAAAAAGTGAGCAGGAACTGGCAAATATCGAAAAACTTAAGTCTGTGGGCTTGCTGGCGGGTGGCATTGCTCACGATTTTAACAATATTCTGGTTGCCATCCTTGGAAATATCAATCTGGCCCTGCAACACACAAAAATTGACAATGAGGCTCATTCCCTGTTGCAAAAGGCTGAAAAGGCCTCACTTCGGGCCAGAGATCTCACCCAGCAACTGCTGACCTTTGCAAAAGGCGGAGAGCCGGTCAAAGAGCTGTCATTAATTCAGGAAGTCATCGAGGAATCGTCAAGCTTTGTCTTACGGGGAAGTAATGTCCGCTGTGAGTACACATGGGATACGGATTTATATGCTGTTAACGTTGACCAGGGACAGATTTCACAAGTTATTCAGAATGTGGTCATTAACGCTAATCAAGCCATGCCTGAAGGGGGAATTATTCACGTTAGGGGTGTTAACGTCAGTCATGATGAGGCTTTGAACCTGGACCTGCCTCCTCAGGAGTATATCAAAATAACCATTGCTGATAACGGTCCCGGTATAAAAAAAGATCAACTGGATAAAATATTTGACCCCTATTTCACCACAAAAAAAACAGGGAGTGGATTAGGCCTTGCTGTCAGCCACTCTATCATCGTCAAGCATGAAGGACGTATGATAGCAGAATCTGAGCCGGACAAAGGAAGCACCTTTACAATCTACCTTCCGGCAGAGAAAATTCACATTCCACATCCAGTTCCTGCAACTCCAATAAAAGATCAAAAAAAGTTGAATGGTCATGGTCAAATCCGAATAATGATTATGGATGATGACGAGATGGTGCAATTAGTATCAAAAGATATGTTAAACCACCTCGGTTATGACGTAGTACTGGCCAATCATGGTGAGGAAGCCATCGCCCTTTTTGAAGAAAGTATGGAAAACAACGCCCCCATTGACCTGATCATTATGGATTTAACAATTCCAGGGGCTATGGGAGGACAGGAGGCGGTTGGAAAAATTCATGCTATCGATCCTCATGCTAAGGTCATCGTCTCCAGTGGCTATTCCAATGACCCTATCATGACTAACTATAAAGCGTATGGGTTTCTGGCCACTGTTACAAAACCCTTCCAGCTTCAGGATCTGAAGAATGTGGTGCGCCGCCTTCTATAG
- a CDS encoding polysaccharide deacetylase family protein, which produces MKKTSNRFLFSQADKLALLAFLITIPLLAMGSALAPTPLILYLLLCVSAPFFPQWGFFLPIISRSISGSRAVALTFDDGPSPVTTPIILDLLKEYDFKATFFVIGKKAERYPEQIKAILAAGHTIGNHSWQHDNLLMLRTKKRLGEDIRKTQEILKTYGIHPLLFRPPAGATNPRLQSVLLTEGLQTVTFSCRPFDRGNRKITNLAERISSKLKPGDIILLHDLEPQNAELTDTWEKELNILFSYLKKSIYKVEPLAKLIHSEVMLGIPPASRKRKK; this is translated from the coding sequence ATGAAAAAAACATCCAACAGGTTCCTGTTCTCCCAGGCGGATAAACTGGCGCTACTTGCCTTTCTTATCACAATTCCACTCCTTGCAATGGGAAGTGCACTAGCCCCAACACCTCTTATTCTCTACCTCCTGCTCTGTGTATCTGCCCCATTTTTCCCGCAATGGGGTTTTTTTCTTCCTATAATAAGCAGGAGTATCAGCGGAAGCAGAGCGGTTGCCCTCACCTTCGACGATGGCCCCTCACCGGTAACCACTCCAATCATTTTAGATTTACTAAAAGAATATGACTTCAAGGCCACCTTTTTTGTAATTGGAAAAAAGGCCGAGAGATATCCAGAGCAGATAAAAGCTATTCTTGCAGCAGGTCACACCATTGGAAACCACTCATGGCAGCATGACAATCTGCTGATGCTGAGAACAAAAAAACGACTGGGAGAGGATATCAGGAAAACCCAGGAAATTCTAAAAACCTATGGCATCCACCCTCTGCTCTTCAGACCGCCTGCAGGAGCCACAAATCCTCGACTCCAATCGGTACTGCTTACCGAAGGCCTCCAAACCGTCACCTTCAGCTGTCGTCCTTTCGATCGTGGAAACAGGAAAATCACCAATCTTGCCGAACGCATCAGCAGCAAACTTAAACCCGGCGACATTATCCTTCTTCATGATCTTGAGCCGCAAAATGCTGAGCTGACAGACACCTGGGAAAAGGAACTCAATATCCTGTTTTCCTATCTCAAAAAGAGCATTTATAAAGTAGAACCACTTGCAAAACTTATTCATTCGGAGGTAATGCTTGGCATTCCCCCTGCGAGTAGAAAGAGAAAAAAATAA
- a CDS encoding LPS biosynthesis glycosyltransferase codes for MTTLSDPWSFFDQIYCISIDTRYDRRTEAKNHFSEAGLLDRVEFILVTKHPNNPEKGIFESHMNCLKKGLEAGAKNILVFEDDVFFQNYHPEKLTDAVRFLKNKKNWNGFFLGAIIGKIMQTEVQSVVKIQYSCLAHAYALNRSFAREFVQEPWNNLPYDNLLKKRGKEFYALSPMIAFQGRASSDNKTVFLDRMRRAFGGLPFIQRVSEFYQYHKRILVYSHVILAFLLLTLLGILL; via the coding sequence ATGACCACTCTATCTGATCCATGGTCTTTTTTCGATCAAATCTATTGTATCTCAATAGATACCCGGTATGACCGAAGAACAGAAGCCAAAAATCACTTTTCCGAGGCGGGTCTCCTGGATCGGGTGGAATTTATTCTGGTCACAAAACATCCGAACAACCCGGAAAAAGGCATTTTTGAATCTCATATGAACTGCCTAAAAAAAGGCCTGGAGGCAGGAGCCAAAAATATACTGGTCTTTGAAGACGATGTCTTCTTTCAAAACTATCATCCGGAAAAGCTCACTGATGCCGTACGTTTTTTAAAAAACAAGAAGAACTGGAACGGCTTTTTTCTTGGTGCAATCATCGGTAAAATAATGCAGACGGAGGTGCAATCCGTGGTAAAAATTCAGTATAGTTGCCTCGCCCATGCCTATGCACTTAACCGTTCCTTTGCAAGAGAATTTGTTCAGGAACCATGGAACAACCTCCCCTATGACAATCTGTTAAAAAAAAGGGGCAAAGAGTTTTATGCACTTTCGCCCATGATAGCATTCCAGGGCAGGGCCAGCAGTGACAACAAAACTGTTTTTCTGGATAGAATGCGCCGCGCTTTTGGCGGCCTGCCTTTTATTCAACGGGTCAGTGAATTCTACCAATATCATAAGCGTATCCTTGTCTACAGCCATGTTATTCTAGCATTTCTACTCCTCACCCTGCTTGGCATCCTTCTCTAG
- a CDS encoding molybdopterin-dependent oxidoreductase has product MQNSSGSLAVPINKMTEIKRTICPLDCPDSCGIDATVKNGRIVKLNGAKDHPITAGFICRKMQRYHHRIHSEQRILYPQKRIGQKGKGQFTRISWEEAWEILVNRLTAIQSEYGGEALLPYSYAGNMGLINRWAGYPFFHRFGASQLDHTICSAAAEAGWNRHCDGISGSPPETVVDADLVIIWGINLKVTNVHCWPFIQKALRRGAKLVVVDPYRTATAHAADYYFPVTPGGDTALALGAVKQLLENNGIDSSFIQSETENFHDLVAYLNTISWETICDQSGLDRDTIGQFANLIQAHPKTFIRIGIGLTRNSRGAMSVQGITCLAAVRGLFDGSPGKGVLLFSRGFRGDSARLTYPSLAPLPTRKINMVQLGEALTVLQPPVKALMVYSSNPLSVAPDASMVRRGLSRSDLFCIVHEQVMTPTARYADLLLPATTSFENSDLYGSYGHFYMGKVDPVLPPQGESISNFDLFQSLARRMGYTDAPFRQTIDERILDYLSTIDGISVTDPEAGTWIHSSYGKSGESLFGREKKKFQFAPLSVLKEKNVARLLAATEAEDPDLRSRYPFLLITPPNTNLLNSTFGEQYPGETGTVLIHPDDAGIHGVSNGKKLTLSNGRGEVTRIAAISRDTQSGLLVAEGIYWESESVTGGINDLTSQKLTDSGGGGIFHESRVSLRTDTNT; this is encoded by the coding sequence ATGCAGAACTCATCTGGCTCATTGGCCGTACCCATAAATAAAATGACAGAGATAAAAAGAACTATTTGCCCACTCGACTGCCCGGACAGTTGCGGAATTGACGCTACGGTTAAAAACGGAAGGATCGTTAAGCTTAACGGCGCCAAGGATCATCCGATCACTGCCGGTTTTATCTGTCGTAAGATGCAGCGCTATCACCACCGGATCCACTCCGAACAACGGATTCTCTACCCTCAGAAAAGAATCGGCCAGAAGGGCAAAGGACAGTTTACAAGAATCAGCTGGGAGGAGGCCTGGGAGATTCTGGTCAACCGACTGACGGCAATACAAAGCGAATATGGCGGAGAGGCATTACTGCCTTATTCCTACGCCGGGAATATGGGGCTGATTAACCGCTGGGCAGGATATCCGTTTTTTCACCGCTTTGGCGCCTCTCAACTGGATCACACAATCTGTTCCGCTGCAGCAGAAGCCGGATGGAACAGACACTGCGACGGCATCTCGGGAAGCCCTCCGGAAACAGTCGTAGATGCCGACCTGGTGATTATCTGGGGAATAAATCTCAAGGTCACCAATGTCCACTGCTGGCCATTTATCCAGAAGGCCCTTCGCAGGGGAGCAAAACTTGTCGTCGTCGATCCCTACAGAACCGCCACCGCCCACGCTGCAGATTACTATTTCCCTGTAACACCTGGGGGTGACACGGCCCTGGCTCTTGGTGCTGTAAAACAGCTCCTTGAAAACAATGGAATTGATTCCAGTTTTATCCAATCGGAAACTGAAAATTTCCATGATCTTGTGGCCTACCTCAATACGATCTCATGGGAGACTATCTGCGACCAATCGGGACTTGACCGCGATACAATAGGACAATTCGCAAATTTGATCCAGGCGCACCCCAAAACATTCATCCGTATAGGGATAGGCCTAACGCGTAACAGCAGAGGTGCCATGTCCGTACAGGGGATAACCTGTCTTGCGGCGGTAAGGGGCCTCTTTGACGGCTCACCGGGAAAGGGCGTTTTATTATTCAGTCGGGGGTTCAGGGGGGACTCGGCAAGACTCACCTACCCCTCCCTTGCACCATTGCCAACCCGTAAGATAAACATGGTCCAGCTGGGAGAAGCTTTAACGGTGCTGCAGCCACCTGTTAAGGCATTGATGGTCTACTCCAGTAATCCGCTGAGCGTCGCTCCGGACGCCTCAATGGTGCGAAGAGGCTTGTCCCGTTCCGATCTCTTTTGCATCGTCCATGAACAGGTTATGACACCCACCGCCCGATATGCCGATCTGTTATTACCGGCAACAACTTCCTTTGAGAATAGTGATCTGTACGGATCCTATGGCCATTTCTACATGGGAAAAGTAGATCCTGTCCTACCGCCACAGGGAGAATCCATCAGTAACTTTGACCTCTTTCAGTCCCTGGCCCGGAGGATGGGATACACCGATGCACCCTTCAGGCAAACAATTGATGAACGTATCCTGGACTACCTCTCAACCATTGATGGTATCTCCGTCACCGACCCTGAAGCCGGTACCTGGATCCATTCCAGTTACGGAAAGTCAGGAGAATCACTGTTTGGCCGGGAGAAGAAAAAATTCCAGTTTGCACCACTCTCAGTCCTCAAGGAAAAGAATGTTGCACGATTATTAGCAGCAACGGAGGCTGAGGATCCCGATCTCAGATCACGCTACCCGTTTTTATTGATCACACCGCCTAATACGAATTTGCTGAACAGTACATTCGGAGAGCAATATCCCGGAGAAACCGGCACGGTTCTGATTCATCCCGATGATGCAGGAATACATGGTGTTAGCAACGGCAAGAAACTTACCCTCTCCAATGGACGCGGCGAAGTTACCAGAATCGCGGCAATAAGCAGAGACACTCAGTCAGGACTGCTGGTCGCAGAGGGAATTTATTGGGAATCCGAAAGTGTAACGGGTGGAATTAATGATTTAACATCCCAGAAACTGACGGATAGTGGCGGTGGTGGAATATTTCATGAATCCCGTGTTTCCCTCCGCACAGATACCAACACATGA
- a CDS encoding polyketide synthase dehydratase domain-containing protein yields the protein MTSRQAVHIPVHPWFKDHHFNGQTILPAVESMLLLAEVAKKIQPDIQICTMTEAHFSKFLPIPANATELSVLVEIDAGEEVLRLKLLSKMQLKKISRIKEHAELCFPLKEPTIETVTQNSATDSHIEIGADRIYRELVPFGPSYRSLTGTLQICGNTACGTLQAPTLTHQHVMEKDIGSPFPLDGAMHAACVLGQCLADFVPFPVGFATRCIHSPTRAGQQYSTTVLARSVTKDELLFDLSIFDTKGNICETIRGLRMRDVSRGTIRSPLDLPRQKVSQP from the coding sequence ATGACAAGCCGTCAAGCTGTTCACATTCCCGTTCATCCCTGGTTCAAAGATCATCATTTTAATGGACAGACAATTTTACCGGCGGTTGAGAGCATGCTTCTCCTTGCTGAAGTTGCTAAGAAAATACAACCTGACATTCAGATATGTACGATGACAGAGGCACATTTTTCCAAATTTCTGCCCATCCCCGCAAACGCAACGGAGTTATCAGTCCTGGTGGAGATTGATGCAGGTGAAGAGGTACTTCGCCTCAAGCTGCTCAGTAAAATGCAACTCAAAAAAATCAGCAGAATTAAAGAGCATGCCGAGCTATGCTTTCCTCTAAAAGAACCTACCATAGAGACTGTTACGCAAAACAGTGCAACGGACAGCCATATTGAAATAGGAGCCGATAGAATCTATAGAGAACTTGTTCCCTTCGGTCCAAGTTACCGCAGCCTTACAGGGACATTGCAGATATGCGGCAATACCGCCTGTGGTACCCTCCAGGCCCCAACACTTACACACCAGCATGTGATGGAAAAGGATATAGGATCTCCTTTTCCACTTGATGGTGCCATGCACGCCGCCTGCGTACTGGGACAATGCCTTGCAGATTTTGTCCCTTTCCCCGTCGGCTTTGCCACACGCTGCATTCACAGCCCAACACGGGCGGGTCAGCAGTACAGCACCACAGTACTTGCCCGGTCAGTAACAAAAGATGAACTGCTCTTTGATTTATCTATTTTTGATACAAAGGGAAATATCTGCGAAACGATCAGAGGATTGCGGATGCGCGATGTGAGCCGAGGGACAATCAGGTCTCCCCTGGATTTACCCAGGCAGAAAGTTTCTCAACCATAA
- a CDS encoding substrate-binding periplasmic protein, protein MAEEMKVGFSQLSGLIEMNEDSGKPTGALVEYWQKIAKRMGVSIKWIGPIPPARLIMYIKNHNIDAISVASKNTEREMIGIFPAKPIFLKKPVVCLRKDVNIQKIETWADLEPLAKIGVIHGHRLAHNIAKEFPQLRLAMIKDRDLVNFSLSKLADGELDGFIYPGRTGIMESIKKLGLGDSIDVLDAPVPAIPYYAFFSRQRMDLAEKYNKHHDDVKF, encoded by the coding sequence TTGGCAGAAGAGATGAAAGTGGGGTTTAGTCAGTTGAGTGGCTTGATAGAAATGAATGAGGATTCTGGGAAGCCGACCGGAGCATTGGTTGAATATTGGCAAAAAATAGCTAAACGGATGGGTGTCTCCATAAAATGGATTGGACCAATTCCCCCGGCCAGACTCATTATGTATATAAAAAATCATAATATAGATGCCATATCTGTCGCATCAAAAAATACAGAACGGGAAATGATTGGGATCTTCCCAGCGAAACCTATTTTCTTGAAAAAACCCGTTGTTTGCCTGAGAAAGGACGTCAATATTCAAAAAATTGAAACATGGGCTGACCTGGAGCCTTTGGCGAAAATAGGGGTTATACACGGGCACAGACTTGCTCACAATATTGCAAAGGAATTTCCGCAGTTACGTCTGGCCATGATCAAGGATAGGGATTTAGTCAATTTTTCCCTGTCAAAGTTAGCTGACGGAGAGCTTGATGGTTTTATTTATCCAGGGCGAACAGGAATTATGGAGTCAATTAAGAAATTAGGTCTTGGAGACAGCATAGATGTCCTGGATGCCCCTGTTCCAGCTATACCATATTATGCGTTTTTTTCTCGGCAACGTATGGATCTGGCAGAGAAATACAACAAACATCATGATGATGTGAAGTTTTAG
- a CDS encoding MMPL family transporter has protein sequence MFNYRLLTVVFIMIFGVTVTAFLRLDIDTDIVRSLPSGQTVISDALEIFTSHPIHDQIAIDISVESDNRDILVDCGKYIEEGLRSSNLFAEVGTDAITTLIPELALHVAGNLPILFSSQELEQMIAPRLEKRFIGQRFEDILLKLSSLEGIGQSQLLQSDPLGFMEPIMAKMAMLTPLPGTSIYKGFVFSPDRRHLLVTARPGSAGSNTASARQIAELLDDLSTGLTNKYSSSGITPILTPVGAYRAALDNESIIRHDVNLALALSMAGIGLLLFVAFPRPLLGLFSLLPALAGTASALCIFSLFHQSISIMVLGFGGAIISITVDHGIAYLLFLDRPQETKGKEASSEVRAIGILAVLTTCGAFLTLSFSGFPIFVQLGQFTAMGVLLSFLFVHFIFPRITPSMAAASRQNLPLRRFVDTLYSTGRPGAIAATLLAASLLFFARPDFNVSLESMNTVSSETRAADSLFSMVWGDMGTKVVLMTRGEAAEIQRKNDRILMQIESNMASGTISSAFVPSMIFPGPELAARNFDAWKKFWTKERHENLQESLSSNGKSLGFAEDAFAHFLRLTGNPQKISSTEIPQKFYKLLGLSKKDSQLTQFITITPGTNYNSDDFYSLYGREGKLFDGPYFSEQLAKILFHSFTTMLAIIAISIVVLLLFFFASWQLTLITLIPPLFSYICTLGTMKLIGHSLDIPGLMLSIVILGMGIDYSIFFVRAHQRYRVPDHPSFSLVRMAVFMAGASTVIGFGVLCLAEHSLLRSIGVTSLLGIGYSLLGAFLLLPPLLQFYFSKQKGSSPPELSLSKRVRNRYRLMEAYPRMFARFKLQSDPMFTDLPQLLAADRDSVKTILDIGCGYGVPGCWCLEYFPESRVFGLDPDGERVRVAALAMGEQGEILEDMAPDLPIVPNPPDLILLLDMLHYLDDKSILILFQKCFQMLNDQGLLVTRFVIRPNGVPSWSWKLEDRRVRFSGGEAHYRTAQRMAHLLEKTGFRIETKKTTETNAELIWLIGRTHK, from the coding sequence TTGTTTAACTATCGTCTCCTCACAGTTGTTTTCATTATGATATTCGGTGTTACCGTGACAGCCTTCCTGCGTCTGGATATCGATACGGATATCGTACGCTCTCTGCCATCCGGGCAAACGGTTATCAGCGATGCTCTGGAGATTTTCACCAGTCATCCCATTCATGACCAGATTGCCATTGATATCAGTGTAGAAAGCGACAACAGAGATATCCTTGTTGACTGTGGCAAATACATAGAGGAGGGGCTCCGATCAAGCAATCTCTTTGCTGAAGTGGGAACCGACGCAATCACGACTCTTATTCCTGAGCTTGCCCTCCATGTAGCTGGCAATCTGCCCATCCTCTTTTCTTCACAGGAACTGGAGCAAATGATAGCTCCCCGACTTGAAAAAAGATTTATTGGACAACGCTTTGAAGATATCCTCCTCAAACTGAGTAGTCTTGAAGGTATAGGACAGAGTCAGTTATTACAATCCGATCCTCTGGGCTTTATGGAACCGATAATGGCGAAGATGGCAATGCTCACGCCACTCCCAGGTACCTCGATATACAAGGGCTTTGTATTTTCCCCGGACAGGCGTCATCTTCTGGTAACAGCACGTCCGGGCAGTGCCGGGAGTAACACGGCCTCGGCCAGACAGATTGCAGAGCTTCTGGATGATCTCAGCACAGGGCTGACTAATAAATACAGTTCCAGTGGTATTACACCAATCCTCACTCCCGTAGGAGCATACCGGGCAGCGCTGGACAACGAATCTATCATCCGCCATGATGTGAACCTGGCCCTGGCTCTCTCGATGGCGGGTATCGGACTGTTGCTCTTTGTTGCCTTTCCCCGTCCCCTGCTGGGCCTTTTCTCCCTGCTGCCAGCCCTTGCCGGAACAGCGTCAGCCCTGTGTATTTTTTCATTGTTTCATCAATCAATCTCCATCATGGTACTCGGTTTTGGAGGGGCTATTATTTCCATCACCGTGGATCATGGTATTGCCTATCTGCTCTTTCTTGACCGTCCTCAAGAAACAAAAGGAAAAGAGGCATCGAGCGAAGTTCGGGCAATCGGGATACTGGCGGTTCTCACCACATGTGGAGCTTTTCTCACCCTCAGTTTCAGCGGCTTTCCAATCTTCGTCCAGCTTGGGCAATTCACGGCCATGGGGGTACTCCTCTCCTTTCTTTTCGTCCATTTTATCTTCCCCCGCATAACCCCTTCCATGGCTGCAGCCAGCAGACAGAATCTTCCTCTACGGCGATTTGTCGATACGCTGTACAGCACTGGACGCCCCGGAGCAATTGCTGCAACCCTTCTCGCGGCCTCACTACTCTTTTTTGCACGCCCCGACTTCAATGTAAGCCTTGAAAGCATGAACACCGTAAGCAGCGAAACCCGTGCGGCAGACAGTCTTTTCTCCATGGTATGGGGGGATATGGGCACAAAAGTTGTACTTATGACCAGAGGAGAGGCCGCAGAAATCCAACGGAAAAACGATAGAATTCTAATGCAGATTGAGTCGAACATGGCATCTGGAACAATCAGCTCCGCCTTTGTCCCATCCATGATCTTTCCAGGGCCGGAACTTGCCGCTCGTAATTTTGATGCCTGGAAGAAATTCTGGACGAAGGAGCGCCATGAAAATCTGCAGGAGAGTTTGAGCTCAAATGGCAAGTCTCTTGGCTTTGCAGAGGATGCTTTTGCTCACTTTCTCCGCCTTACTGGGAATCCGCAAAAAATTTCCAGCACAGAGATTCCTCAAAAATTTTACAAGCTCCTGGGGCTCTCAAAGAAGGATAGCCAGCTGACCCAGTTTATTACCATCACTCCCGGGACAAACTATAACAGTGACGATTTTTACAGCCTCTATGGCCGGGAAGGTAAACTCTTTGACGGTCCCTACTTCTCTGAACAACTGGCAAAAATTCTCTTTCACAGCTTTACCACAATGCTTGCAATCATAGCCATCAGCATTGTGGTTCTACTCCTCTTCTTCTTTGCCAGCTGGCAGCTGACACTTATCACGCTTATCCCTCCGCTTTTTTCCTATATCTGCACTCTCGGTACCATGAAACTGATCGGCCATTCCCTCGACATTCCAGGGCTGATGCTTTCCATCGTTATTCTTGGCATGGGGATAGACTATTCAATTTTCTTTGTCCGGGCCCATCAGCGCTACCGCGTTCCAGATCATCCATCATTCAGTCTTGTGCGCATGGCCGTTTTTATGGCAGGTGCATCCACTGTGATCGGATTCGGGGTTCTCTGTCTCGCTGAACATTCACTCCTTCGATCCATCGGGGTCACATCACTCCTGGGCATCGGCTACTCACTCCTTGGTGCATTCCTCCTGCTGCCACCTCTCCTTCAATTCTATTTTTCAAAGCAGAAAGGAAGCAGTCCTCCCGAGCTGTCTCTTAGTAAACGGGTACGAAACAGATACCGCCTGATGGAGGCTTATCCTCGGATGTTTGCCCGCTTCAAGCTGCAGTCAGACCCGATGTTTACAGACCTGCCGCAACTCCTTGCAGCTGATCGTGACAGCGTAAAAACCATTCTTGATATAGGCTGTGGATACGGTGTTCCCGGCTGCTGGTGTCTGGAATATTTCCCGGAGTCCAGAGTTTTCGGTCTTGATCCTGATGGTGAACGGGTCCGGGTGGCGGCACTCGCCATGGGAGAGCAGGGAGAGATTTTAGAGGATATGGCACCGGATCTGCCCATCGTACCCAACCCGCCGGATCTGATTCTGCTGCTTGACATGCTTCACTATCTTGACGATAAAAGCATACTGATACTTTTTCAAAAATGTTTCCAAATGCTTAATGACCAGGGCCTGCTCGTAACACGCTTTGTCATCAGACCGAATGGTGTCCCATCATGGTCATGGAAGCTCGAAGACCGTCGCGTCCGTTTTTCTGGAGGAGAGGCACATTACCGTACAGCACAGAGGATGGCTCATCTTCTGGAAAAAACAGGATTCAGGATAGAAACAAAAAAAACAACAGAAACAAATGCAGAACTCATCTGGCTCATTGGCCGTACCCATAAATAA